From a single Sinorhizobium sp. RAC02 genomic region:
- a CDS encoding cyclase family protein produces MCDACVIESVKNRMLSRRSFFRAAAAGAATVAAASSGALSPALAQAPTNATDLTHELYEEFPTFFGQQQFWREQKFNYKEHKFNLFELRVNEHTGTHLDAPLHFSEDGKSVAEIPVSDLVVPLAVIDIRAKADANPDAQLTPDDIKAWIATNGDLPEKACVALLSGWGKHLGTDKFRNADAEGKMHFPGFHVEAVQYLAENSSAAGIAVDTLSLDYGISPDFATHYAWLASGHWGLEAAANLDQLPAKGATLIVGAPKVRGGTGGPSRVIALV; encoded by the coding sequence ATGTGTGACGCCTGCGTCATCGAATCCGTCAAGAACCGCATGCTTTCGAGAAGAAGCTTCTTCCGCGCTGCCGCCGCGGGTGCTGCTACCGTTGCCGCTGCCAGTTCCGGTGCATTGAGCCCGGCTTTGGCTCAGGCACCGACGAATGCCACGGACCTCACCCATGAACTCTACGAAGAGTTTCCGACCTTTTTCGGACAGCAGCAGTTCTGGCGTGAGCAGAAGTTCAACTACAAGGAACACAAGTTCAATCTGTTCGAACTGCGCGTCAACGAGCACACCGGCACGCATCTCGATGCGCCGCTGCACTTTTCCGAAGACGGCAAGTCGGTCGCCGAAATCCCGGTCTCCGATCTCGTCGTGCCGCTCGCCGTCATCGACATCCGCGCGAAGGCCGATGCCAACCCGGATGCACAGTTGACGCCGGACGACATCAAGGCGTGGATCGCCACCAACGGCGACCTGCCGGAAAAGGCCTGCGTGGCGCTCCTCTCCGGCTGGGGCAAACATCTCGGCACGGACAAGTTCCGCAATGCCGACGCCGAGGGCAAGATGCACTTCCCCGGCTTCCATGTCGAAGCCGTGCAGTATCTGGCGGAAAATTCGAGCGCCGCCGGCATCGCCGTCGATACACTGTCGCTCGACTACGGCATCTCGCCGGACTTCGCCACGCACTATGCCTGGCTTGCCTCCGGCCATTGGGGACTTGAAGCTGCCGCCAATCTGGACCAGCTTCCGGCCAAGGGCGCGACACTCATCGTCGGCGCGCCGAAGGTGCGGGGCGGCACGGGTGGCCCGTCGCGCGTCATCGCGCTGGTCTAA
- a CDS encoding carboxymuconolactone decarboxylase family protein, protein MSTVKPAEDLEADPRVKAVFDDIRTTRKSDFVNNMWRYLAFDPALLERTWAEVKAVMATPSTLDPLVKEMLYIAVSVTNGCSYCVHSHTAAAKAKGMTDAQYAELLAIVSLAGKTNQLATALQLPVDNVFDADRAKA, encoded by the coding sequence ATGAGCACCGTCAAGCCCGCCGAAGACCTCGAAGCCGATCCGCGCGTCAAGGCGGTGTTCGACGACATCCGCACCACCCGCAAGTCGGATTTCGTCAACAATATGTGGCGCTACCTCGCCTTTGATCCAGCCCTGCTGGAGCGCACCTGGGCCGAGGTGAAAGCCGTGATGGCGACGCCGTCCACGCTCGATCCGCTGGTCAAGGAAATGCTCTACATCGCCGTTTCGGTGACGAATGGCTGCAGCTATTGCGTTCACTCCCACACTGCCGCCGCCAAGGCGAAGGGCATGACGGATGCGCAATATGCCGAATTGCTCGCCATCGTCTCGCTCGCCGGCAAGACGAACCAGCTTGCGACGGCCCTTCAACTGCCCGTGGACAATGTCTTCGATGCCGACCGCGCAAAGGCCTGA
- a CDS encoding UvrD-helicase domain-containing protein, giving the protein MISGYDDIPFFDEDPQLAKKPAAPAKPAGGGIAARAMAARDSGRAPDYLSGLNPEQREAVETVDGPVLVLAGAGTGKTRVLTTRIAHILATGRAFPSQLLAVTFTNKAAREMKERIGLLVGGAVEGMPWLGTFHSIGVKLLRRHAELVGLRSDFSILDTDDVVRLIKQILQAEGIDDKRWPAKQFAGMIDGWKNKGLDPAQIPEGDARAFANGKGRELYIAYQNRLKTLNACDFGDLLLHPIRMFRANPDVLAEYHQKFRYILVDEYQDTNTAQYMWLRLLAQRPKGTPQNVCCVGDDDQSIYGWRGAEVDNILRFEKDFPGAKVVKLERNYRSTAHILGTAGHLIAHNEDRLGKTLFTDRHDPDDDKVVVHAAWDSEEEARAVGEEIEQLQRKQHKLNDMAILVRASFQMREFEDRFVTLGLNYRVIGGPRFYERLEIRDAMAYLRLVSQPADDLAFERIVNTPKRGLGDTTIRNLHDYARARDIPMLAAAADIIETDELKPKARKALFDVVTDFRRWQSLLETMPHTELAEQVLDESGYTAMWQADKSAEAPGRLENLKELIRSMEAFESLRGFLDHVSLVMDAEQNAELDAVSIMTLHSAKGLEFETVFLPGWEEGLFPHQRALDEGGRSGLEEERRLAYVGITRAKRRCHIWFVSNRRIHGLWQSTLPSRFLDELPEAHVEVAEVEQSYGGYGRGGYGQSRFDKQEPFQNSYSTPGWRRAQTNRTDATRDNWGSRSGHAVERIGYGESGPRSRTIDGELVAKSTTTEPSKFTVGDRVFHTKFGNGNVAAIEGNKLTIDFDRAGQKRVLDGFVEKV; this is encoded by the coding sequence ATGATCAGCGGTTACGACGACATTCCCTTCTTCGACGAAGACCCGCAACTCGCCAAGAAACCCGCAGCGCCGGCGAAACCGGCCGGCGGCGGCATTGCTGCGCGCGCCATGGCAGCACGGGATTCCGGTCGGGCGCCGGACTATCTTTCCGGCCTCAATCCCGAGCAGCGCGAGGCGGTGGAAACGGTCGACGGCCCCGTTCTGGTGCTCGCCGGCGCCGGCACGGGCAAGACGCGCGTGCTGACAACGCGCATCGCCCATATCCTTGCCACCGGCCGCGCCTTCCCCAGCCAGCTGCTTGCCGTGACCTTCACCAACAAGGCGGCGCGCGAGATGAAGGAACGCATCGGGCTTCTCGTCGGCGGCGCCGTCGAGGGCATGCCCTGGCTCGGTACCTTCCACTCCATCGGCGTCAAGCTCCTGCGCCGCCATGCCGAACTCGTCGGCCTGCGCTCGGACTTTTCGATCCTCGACACCGATGACGTGGTGCGCCTGATCAAGCAGATCCTCCAGGCCGAAGGCATCGACGACAAGCGCTGGCCGGCAAAGCAGTTCGCCGGCATGATCGACGGCTGGAAGAACAAGGGCCTCGACCCGGCGCAGATCCCGGAGGGTGACGCCCGTGCCTTCGCCAACGGCAAGGGCCGCGAACTCTACATTGCCTACCAGAACCGCCTGAAGACGCTGAACGCCTGCGACTTCGGCGACCTGCTGCTGCATCCGATCCGCATGTTCCGCGCCAATCCGGACGTGCTGGCCGAATATCACCAGAAATTCCGCTACATCCTCGTCGACGAATACCAGGACACCAACACCGCCCAGTACATGTGGCTGCGCCTCCTGGCGCAGCGCCCCAAGGGCACGCCGCAGAACGTCTGCTGCGTCGGCGACGACGACCAGTCGATCTATGGCTGGCGCGGGGCGGAAGTGGACAACATTCTGCGCTTCGAGAAGGATTTTCCCGGCGCGAAAGTCGTCAAGCTGGAGCGCAACTATCGCTCCACCGCCCACATTCTCGGCACCGCCGGCCACCTGATTGCGCACAACGAGGACCGTCTCGGCAAGACGCTCTTCACTGACCGCCACGATCCCGACGACGACAAGGTCGTCGTGCATGCCGCCTGGGATTCCGAAGAGGAAGCCCGTGCCGTCGGCGAGGAAATCGAGCAGTTGCAGCGCAAGCAGCACAAGCTCAACGACATGGCGATCCTCGTGCGCGCCTCCTTCCAGATGCGCGAATTCGAAGACCGTTTCGTCACGCTCGGCCTGAACTACCGCGTCATCGGCGGCCCGCGCTTCTATGAGCGGCTCGAAATCCGTGATGCCATGGCCTATCTCCGCCTCGTCAGCCAGCCAGCCGACGACCTGGCTTTCGAGCGCATCGTCAACACGCCGAAGCGCGGCCTCGGCGACACGACGATCCGCAACCTGCACGACTATGCCCGCGCCCGCGATATCCCGATGCTGGCCGCCGCCGCCGACATTATCGAGACTGACGAATTGAAGCCGAAGGCGCGCAAGGCGCTTTTCGACGTCGTCACCGATTTCCGCCGCTGGCAGTCGCTGCTGGAAACCATGCCGCATACCGAGCTTGCCGAGCAGGTTCTCGACGAGAGCGGCTACACCGCCATGTGGCAGGCGGACAAGTCTGCCGAAGCCCCGGGACGTCTTGAAAACCTGAAAGAGCTCATCCGCTCGATGGAGGCCTTCGAGTCGCTGCGCGGCTTCCTGGATCACGTGTCGCTTGTCATGGATGCCGAGCAGAACGCCGAACTCGATGCCGTCTCGATCATGACGCTGCACTCGGCCAAGGGTCTCGAATTCGAGACCGTCTTCCTGCCCGGCTGGGAGGAAGGCCTGTTCCCGCACCAGCGCGCGCTCGACGAGGGCGGACGCTCCGGCCTGGAGGAGGAACGCCGCCTCGCCTATGTCGGCATCACCCGCGCCAAACGGCGCTGCCACATCTGGTTCGTCTCGAACCGCCGCATCCACGGCCTCTGGCAATCGACCCTGCCGTCGCGTTTCCTCGACGAATTGCCGGAAGCGCATGTCGAAGTGGCCGAGGTCGAGCAATCCTATGGCGGTTACGGCCGTGGCGGCTACGGCCAGTCGCGCTTCGACAAGCAGGAGCCGTTCCAGAACAGCTATTCGACGCCCGGCTGGCGTCGTGCCCAGACGAACCGCACGGATGCGACCCGAGATAACTGGGGTTCCCGCTCCGGACATGCCGTGGAGCGCATCGGCTATGGTGAGTCCGGGCCGCGCTCGCGCACCATCGACGGCGAACTGGTGGCGAAGTCGACCACCACCGAACCGTCGAAATTTACCGTCGGCGACCGTGTTTTCCACACCAAGTTCGGCAATGGCAATGTGGCGGCGATCGAGGGCAACAAGCTGACGATCGATTTCGACCGCGCCGGCCAGAAGCGCGTGCTGGACGGCTTTGTCGAAAAGGTCTGA
- a CDS encoding PAS domain-containing methyl-accepting chemotaxis protein, whose translation MDARAVLAAMKRSQAIIEFDLTGKILHANENFLQAVGYQLSEIVGQHHRIFVEPSEAKSADYAAFWGRLAEGHFDRRQYKRIAKGGREIWIEASYNPVFRGKKPYKVVKFATDITAAKRKALEDEGKLTALGRAQAVIEFSPKGDILTANQNFLSALGYDLSEIVGRHHSLFCAPDYVASAEYKHFWQRLAEGHFVSDQFTRIAKGGGKVHIHASYNPIFDADGKVFKVVKFATDMTQRVRAIEEIGAGLGRLAECNIRMTIDNQFVPEFEPLRRDFNNSISAFQETLSQVLDQTHMQNRSGQDMRKAAEDLSERTRRQAVALEETAAALTQATVAVRSSTDRTRETRKLVQDARASANTSANVVNDTVSAMQRIESASSEISQIIGVIDEIAFQTNLLALNAGVEAARAGEAGRGFAVVAQEVRELAQRSAKAAREIKTLITNSSAEVQDGVRLVGETGRALREIGSFVEEIDHNVDAIATSAAEQASGLEEISAAVSDVDRITQENAAMVEHTTSTSQSLAEGAITLSELVNRFQLNRRALRRDGSEIWTPEERTARLGGMRRAS comes from the coding sequence TGACGGGCAAAATCCTGCATGCCAACGAGAACTTCCTGCAAGCCGTCGGCTACCAGCTTTCGGAGATCGTCGGTCAGCATCACCGCATCTTCGTTGAACCGTCCGAGGCCAAATCGGCGGACTATGCCGCCTTCTGGGGCCGCCTTGCCGAGGGGCATTTCGACCGGCGCCAGTACAAGCGCATCGCCAAGGGCGGCCGCGAGATCTGGATCGAGGCATCCTACAATCCGGTCTTCCGCGGCAAGAAGCCCTACAAGGTGGTGAAGTTCGCGACCGATATCACCGCGGCGAAGCGGAAAGCGCTGGAGGACGAGGGCAAGCTCACGGCCCTTGGCCGCGCGCAGGCGGTTATCGAATTCTCGCCGAAGGGCGATATCCTGACGGCGAACCAGAACTTCCTGTCGGCGCTCGGCTACGACCTGTCCGAGATCGTCGGTCGCCACCATTCGCTGTTCTGCGCGCCGGACTATGTGGCGAGCGCGGAATACAAACATTTCTGGCAAAGGCTGGCCGAAGGCCACTTTGTTTCCGACCAGTTCACCCGCATCGCCAAAGGTGGTGGCAAGGTCCACATCCATGCTTCCTACAACCCGATCTTCGATGCCGACGGCAAGGTGTTCAAGGTGGTGAAGTTCGCCACCGACATGACGCAGCGGGTGCGGGCAATCGAGGAGATCGGTGCGGGCCTTGGGCGGCTTGCCGAATGCAATATCCGCATGACGATCGACAACCAGTTCGTGCCCGAATTCGAGCCGCTGCGCCGCGACTTCAACAACTCGATCAGCGCGTTCCAGGAAACCCTCTCGCAGGTGCTGGACCAGACGCATATGCAAAACCGCAGTGGCCAGGACATGCGCAAGGCTGCCGAGGACCTTTCCGAGCGTACCCGCCGGCAGGCTGTCGCCCTCGAAGAGACGGCTGCAGCATTGACGCAGGCGACCGTCGCCGTGCGCTCCTCGACCGATCGCACACGGGAAACCCGCAAGCTCGTGCAGGATGCCCGTGCCTCCGCCAACACCTCTGCCAATGTCGTGAACGACACGGTCAGCGCCATGCAGCGGATCGAGTCCGCCTCGAGCGAGATCAGCCAGATCATCGGCGTCATCGACGAAATCGCCTTCCAGACCAACCTCTTGGCACTCAATGCCGGCGTCGAGGCAGCGCGGGCAGGTGAGGCGGGGCGTGGCTTTGCCGTCGTGGCCCAGGAAGTGCGTGAACTCGCCCAGCGCTCGGCCAAGGCGGCCCGCGAGATCAAGACGCTGATCACCAATTCCAGCGCTGAGGTTCAGGATGGCGTGCGTCTTGTCGGCGAGACCGGCCGGGCGCTGCGTGAAATCGGAAGCTTCGTCGAAGAGATCGATCACAATGTCGATGCCATCGCGACCTCTGCCGCCGAACAGGCGAGCGGGCTGGAGGAAATCAGCGCGGCTGTGAGCGACGTGGACCGCATCACTCAGGAAAACGCCGCCATGGTGGAGCACACCACCTCCACCAGCCAGTCGCTTGCCGAAGGCGCGATAACGCTGAGCGAGCTGGTGAATCGCTTCCAGCTCAATCGCCGTGCCCTTCGCCGCGACGGAAGCGAAATCTGGACACCGGAAGAACGCACTGCCCGCCTCGGCGGCATGCGCAGGGCATCCTGA